The genomic DNA CGACCACCGCGACGAAGGCGCCGCTCACGCGACCCGCTCGCCCTCGCGCCAGACGCTGCGCACGATCGGCACCGGAGACCCGAGCGGATGCTGCTCGCTCGACGCCCCCTCGTACGCGTGCACGCGGATCAGGTCTGCCCGCAGGCCGGTCTCTATGACGCCGCGGTCGTCGAGGCCGATCGCGCGTGCGGGGTTCGCGCTGAGCAGGCGCGACGCCTGCGGCAGCGTCGTCTCTCCTCGCGCGACCAGCAGGAACGCGGCCTGGAGCGTGCTCGCCGGCACATAGTCGCTCGAGAGGATGTCGAGAAGTCCCGCGCGGAGCAGCTCGACGGCGGCGACGTTGCCCGAGTGCGACCCGTCGCGGACGATGTTCGGCGCGCCGGACACGACCAGCTGCCCCGCTGCGCGAGCGGCGCGCGCCGCGTCCACCGTCGTCGGGAACTCCGAGATCCGCACACCAAGTGCCGAGGCCTCGTCCACGTGCGCCTGCGTCGCATCGTCGTGCGCGGCCATGGTGATGCTCCGCACCCCGGCGCGCTCTGCCATCTGTTTGCGATGCCGGCCTGCGTAGAGCCCGGACAGCCGATGCAGCTCTTCGACGTGCGCGTCGAACTCGGTCTCGAGCAGCCGCCCCTTGCCGACCATGTACGTGCGGAACGCCTCGACATCCGCATACTGACGCTGCCCAGGCGTGTGATCCATGAGCGAGATCATCCGCACCCGGTCGTGGCCTCCGACCTCATCGAAGACCTCGACGACATCGGCAGTGGAGACCTCGCAGCGCAGGTGCACGAAGTGGTCGGCGCGCAGCAGACCCGACTCGGCCGCATGGATGACAGCATCCATCAGCATCTTCGCGTTCGCCGCCATGCGATTGCCGTCGGTCGGGCCGGTGCCGATGCGCAGTGCGTCGAGGACCGTGGTCATGCCGGAGGCAGCCATCTGCGCGTCATGCGCGATCACTGCGGTGATCGGGTCCCAGTAGCGCTTCGGCCGTGGCTGGAAGTGGGTCTCGACCTGATCCGTGTGCAGTTCGACGATGCCGGGCATGAGGAAGTCGCCGTTCAGGTCGGTGCCGGCACGCGTCGGGTCGTCGGAGATCTCGGCGATGACCCCGTCCTCGATGCGCAGCGAACCGTGGATCACTTCGTCGCCCACGACGACGCGGGCGTTGGTGAGGGATGAGGACGCGAGGGGCATCAGGCGGTCTCCTGCAGGTCGGCGTCAGCGGATGGGGTGGCGAGGGGATGGGCGGAGAGCACTTCGAACGGCGCACCAGGCTCGCGCTCGATGAACAGCGCGATCGAGCGGAGCAGGACGTCGCAACCGTGGCCGTCCTTCGCGAAATGCGCAGCGATGGCACTGTCGATCTCGCTCTCGCGCGCCGGCGGGATGGGGTCGGTCAGCGTCAGGTGGAAGCGGAACTCCTCGAACACGTACGGGTAGCCCCACTGCTCGAAGAGCACGCGCTCGCGCGCTGAGAGCGTCTCCGGTCGTCGGCGCCGGATATCGGCATCGTCGAGCTCCGCCCGGAAGACATCGAATGAGCGCACGGCCTCGTCGGCCAGCATCCGGATCGCCGAGTCATCGCCGTGCGGGAGCAACGCGCGGAAGCGACCGAGGTTCGCGGGTCGCAACGCGGGGAGGAGCACGCAGTGGTGAGAGGCGGCGAACGCATCGGCGGCCGCCCGCAGATCGGCTTCGGTGCGTCCGCCCGCGAGGCGGAACGGCGCCTTGAGGGTCGCATGGAAGCCGTAGCGGCGCGCGTCGACGGTGAGGTCGTGGAACTCCGGCCTCGCGTACCAGGCCTCGACAGTGCTCCGCAGGCCCGCGGCGATCGGATCATCGCTCTCGCCGAGCAGTCCGGGCACGGCGTACACGGCATACCGTGTCATGCGGCGATCCCCTCTCGACTCGGGTCGGCTTCGCGGCGCGCGTCGGAGTCCGGCTCCTGCGGAGCCGCGAAAGCCTGCACATCGACAGTCACGTCCGCGACCGCTTCGCGCACGTCCGCGTCGTGGAAGATCGCCAGGATGCCGACGCCGCGTGCGACGCTCTCGCGCACCAGCTCGATCACGACCTGGCGGTTGCGGGCGTCGAGGGATGCCGTCGGCTCGTCGAGCAGCAGCAGGGATCGCTCGACGACGAAACCGCGCGCGATGTTCACGCGCTGCCGTTCACCTCCGGAGAACGTGGCGGGTGGCAGCGCCCAAAGGCGCTCGGGGATGCTGAGACGCGCGAGCAGCTCGCCGGCGTGCTCGCGTGCCTCATCACGACCCGCACCTCGCTCGACCAGCGGCTCGGCCACGACATCGATCGCCGGTACGCGCGGAACGGCGCGGAGGAACTGACTCACGTAGCCCATCGTGGAGCGCCTCGCGGCGAGCACCTGTCGTGGCTGCGCGGTCGCCAGGTCGAGCACTTCGCCGTCGTGAGCGAGCAGGATGCTTCCGGCATCGACGCCGTAACTGCCGTAGACCATCTTCATCACCGAGCTCTTGCCCGATCCCGACTCGCCGCCCAGCACCACGCAGGTACCCCGTCGCACGTCGAAGGTCAGCCCGTTCACCACAGGCAGCCGCTGTGCGTCCTGCAGGTGGAGTGTGAAGCTCTTCGAGACGTCCTGCACGCTCAACACGGCATCCGGGTTCATATCGCTGTTCGGGTTCATGTCAGTCCTGGAGGATCGATGAGACGAGGAGCTGGGTGTACGCGGCCTGGGGATCATCCAGCACGCGATCGGTCAGCCCGGATTCGATCACCACGCCATCCTTCATGACGAGCGTGCGGTGCGAGATGAGGCGGGCCACTGCGAGATCGTGCGTGACGATCACGACGGCGAGGCCGAGGTCGGCCACGAGCGAGCGGATGAGATCGAGCAGACGCGCCTGCACTGAGACGTCGAGCCCGCTCGTCGGTTCGTCCATGAACACCAGCCGTGGGCCGAAGACGAGATTGCGCGCGATCTGCAGGCGCTGGCGCATGCCGCCGGAGAACGTCGTCGGCGCGTCGTCGATGCGGTGCACCGGGATCTCGACGCGGGCGAGCCACTGCTCGGCCTGCTCACGGATGCGGCCGTAGTGACGCCACCCGTTGGCCATGAGCGGCTCGCCGATGTTCCCGCCGGCGCTCACGTGCATCCGCAGGCCATCGGTGGCGTTCTGGTGCACGAAGCCCCACTCCGTGCGCCAGAGACGGCGCACTTCGCGCTCGCTGAGCGTCGAGAGGTCGACGAGCTGCGCCGCGTGGCCCGGACCGCCGTCGGGAGCGGTGCGGTACTGCACGCTCCCCTCGTCGATGCTGAGTCGCTGCGACAGCATTCCGAGCAGAGTCGACTTGCCGGAGCCGGACTCGCCGACGATCGCGAGCACCTCACCCGGCCACAGGTCGAAGTCGACGCTGCGGCATCCGAAGACATCGCCGTAGGCGTGCCCGGCGTCGGTCACGCTCAGCAGCGGCTGTTCGTCGTCCGTGCCGGTGTCGTCTTTCACAGCAGGGCCCCTTTCGTGGCGGCGGTCCGCTCACAGTGATCGGTGTCGGAGCACACGTACATCACGGTGCCGCGATCGTCCATGATGACCTCGTCGAGGTACACGCCCTCCGACGCGCAGATCTCGCACGGCGTGTCGAAGCTCTGCGGCTCGAACGGGAAGTCCTCGAAGCCGAGGCTCTCGACGTCGGTGTACGGCGGGATCACGTAGATGCGCTTCTCCCGTCCGGCGCCGAACAGCTGCAGGGCCGGGCTCTGGTGCATCTTCGCGTTGTCGAAACTCGGGATCGGCGATGGGGCCATGACGTAGCGTCCGCCGACGAGCACCGGGTAGTCGTAGGTCGTCGCGAAGTGCCCGTATCGGGCGATGTCCTCATAGAGCTTGACGTACATGAGACCGTACTCCTCGAGCGCGTGCAAGCGTCTGGTCTCGGTCTCGCGCGGTTCGAGGAAGCGCAGCGGCTCGGGGATCGGCACCTGGTAGACGATGATCTGACCCTCGGCCAGCGGCGTCTCCGGGATGCGGTGGCGCGTCTGGATGATCGTCGCGTGATCGGTGCGCGTCGTGACACCGGCGCCGGCGACCTTCTCGAAGAACTGCCGGATCGAGACGGCGTTGGTCGTGTCATCCGCGCCCTGGTCGATCACCTTGAGCGTGTCGGGCTGACCGATGATCGAGGCGGTGACCTGCACGCCGCCGGTGCCCCAGCCGCGCGGCATCGGCACCTCGCGTGAGGCGAACGGTACTTGGAAGCCGGGGATGGCTGCACCCTTCAGCAGCGCCCTGCGCACGACGCGCTTGGTCTGCTCGTCGAGGTAGCCCTCGTTGTAGACGATTCGCGGCTCGCTCATGGCTGCTGCCCCCGTGCACGTTCGTTGAATTCTTCATGCAGCCGGCGGATGAGCACCAGCTCGCCCTGGAAGTCGACGTAGTGCGGGAGCTTGAGGTGCTCCACGAACCCCGCAGCCTGCACGTTGTCGGCGTGGCTGATGACGAACTCCTCGTCCTGGGCTGGTGCGTCGGCCCGCTCCCCGAACTCCTCGTGCCGCAGGGCACGGTCGATGAGCGACATCGACATGGCCTTGCGCTCGGCGCGGCCGAACACGAGACCGTATCCGCGGGTGAACTGCGCGGGACGATCGGCCCCGCCGACGAACTGGCTGACCATCTGGCATTCCGTGACCTCGATGCGCCCGATGGGCACCGGGTGCCCGATCTCCGGTGCGTCGAAATCGATCTCGACCTCGCCCACGCGCACCTCGCCCACGAAGGGATGCGTGCGCCCGAAGCCGCGCTGAGTCGAATAGCCGAGCGAGAGCAGGAAGCCCTCATCCCCTCGGCTGAGCGCCTGCAGGCGTTCGGCGCGGCTCATCGGATAGACGGTGGGTTCGCGGGTGAGGTCGGCCGGATCCGGATCGGTCCAGTCCTCGCCGTCCGCACGATCCGGTTCGATGAGCGCGTCGACACCGAGCAGGTCGGTGACGCGCGGCATCCGCTCGGTGTCGGCGTCCTGTTCGTCGCCACCGGATGCCGACGTCTCGGACGTCGTGGGATCGTCGGGGATGCCGTCGGCGAGTTCGTCGGCGAGCAGACGGTGCGTGTAGTCGAACGTGGCGCCGAGCTGTTGGCCGCCCGGAATGTCCTTGAACGTCGCGGAAACCCGCCGCTCGGGCGGCAGCCCGGCGGTGTCGATCGCGACGGTGACCCCGAAGCGCGGCAGCGTCGTGCGGTACGAACGCAGCAGGGTGACGGCCTCGAGCACATCGCCCTGCGCCTGCAGCAGAGCCTTCGCCGCGAGGTCGGGATCGTAGAGCGAGCCCTCTGCCATCACGCGTGAGACGAGCACGCCCAGCTGATCGCGTACCTGCGTGTAGTCGACGCGCGCTGACGACTCCTCGCCGCGTCCCCGTCGGGCGAGCAGGGCGTGCGCGTTGGCGATCGCCTTCTCTCCGCCCTTGACTGCGACGTACATCAGGCGCTCCGGTTCTCGGCGCCCTGCAGGCGGATGCTGCGGGGCAGGGCTCGTACGGAATCGTCGGCGACGAGGATGAGGTCGATGCCGCGTGGGAAGTGCGAGTGGTTCTGCTGCCACTGCGCCAGGAAGCCGGACGGCAGACCGGCGCCGTCCCAGGAGACCGAGCCGTTCACGCCGGGACCGGTCGCCACGAAGTCGCCGGTACCCCGAGCGCCGGTCGCGTCGATCACGACGGTCGCCGAGCGGTGCGGTTCTTCGTCGGTTCCGGATGCGAGATCGCCGAGCTGCGGGACAGTCGACGGTGAGGATGCGACCACGAACAGGGCATCACAGGGCGCATCCACCAGGCGAACGCCGGTATGGAAGCGCAGCCAGGCGCACACATCATCCGAGGCGCTCAGCGCAGGGTCGAGCCAGATCGGGGTCTGCTCGTCGCACAGTGCCAGAAGCAGCGCTCCCGCGCCGGGGCTCAATGGCGCGACGCGGTCCGTGATTCCCGGTTCGAGGGGCTGCGGGAGCGTCGGACGCGCGAATGCGCCGAGCACTGCCCTGAAGACGTGCTGCGCATCCTGTACCGGATCGGCGAACCCCGGAAGGTGCCGCTCGCCGGCCGACATCAGGGCAGTCGTGCGCGCTTCGATTCGCGTGGTCATTCGTCGTCCTCCTCTTCGAGGCCGAAGTCCGGTCCGGAGTTCTCCCTCGCGACGGTGAAGAAATCCACCACCGTGCTGCGGGCGTCGGCGCGCGAGCGGGCGTCGCGCTCGACCTGTGCCCGCTCGAGCGGCACGATGACCTCGTCGAGAACGCGTTGGCGCGCGTCCCCCGCGAGCAGCGCATCGAAGATCGCGGCGAGACCCGCGTGCTCCGGATGACTCCCCAGCACGTACGCGGTCCCCACCGTCTCCGGGCCGAGCCCGCGTGCGACGACGGTCGCGCGGCTGACGGTGGCCTCGCCGACGTTGAACCGGTCGCCGGTGCCGCCGATGCGTCCTTGCGCCATGACCAGCCCAGACTCGGGGCCGCGGACGAACTCGATCTCCGGCTGGTCCGGCCACGCACCCCAGAGCGCGGCCAGGTCGGCTTCCGCAGCATTGGCGAGCACGCGTGCGGTGCGCCGTCGTGCCGTCTCATCGGGCCCCGTCTCGTCCGGCCCCGCCTCGTCCGGCCCCGTCTCGTCATGCCGATCCATCGCGCCTCCTAAAGTTGTCTATTGGTCTAGACAACTATCACGCTAATGGCAGGATGTGAGAAAGGGAAGCGGCAGACGGGTCGCTACGGCGACGATCGCGTGAACTTCCCATGAACGAGCACGAGGAGGCTGCCGTGAGTGATGCGACACCGACCCGGCCGACCGGGTACTCGGCGTGGCGACTCATCGCCGAGGAACTGCGTGCCGACATCACGGAGGGCCGGCTGCAGACCGGCGATCGGCTTCCGCCGGAGAGCGCATTGGCCACGCGTTTCGGCGTCAATCGGCACACCGCGCGGCAGGCTCTCGCTTCTCTCGCGGCCGAAGGCCTGATCGAATCGCGCAGGGGCAGTGGCACGTTCGTCACGAGCAGCGCCGTGCACGTGCACCGCATCGGCATGCGCACACGCCTCTCGACGAGCCTCGGCAACGGTCATCAGCCCTCCGGACGAGTGATCGAGAGTGCGCTGGAGACCGCGCCGGCACACATCGCCCGCAGGCTCGGCATCGCCGATGACGGCCTGGCCGTTCGGGTCGAATCGCTCAGGACCGTCGACGGCGAACCGTTCGCTCTCGGATCACGCTGGTTCGACGCCGCTCGCCTTCCCGACATCGCCGCGTCGCTGCGACGCACCTCGTCGATCACGGCGGCGCTGCGCGCGAGCGGGGTGGACGACTATGTGCGCGTGTCGACAGTGGTCTCCGCGCGGCACGCCACCGCCACAGAGTCGGGGCTGCTCGGACTCTGCTCCGGGGCGATCGTGCTGGTCACAGAAGCGCTCGACGCCCTGCCGGACGGCACGCCTCTGCAGCACCTCGTCACACGATTCGCCGCTCAGCGCGTGCGGCTCGATATCGAGCATCCGGATCCGACCGCGTGACGCATTACCCTTGACCTATGCGTGTTCACGTGGCGGACCACCCCCTCATCACCCACAAGCTCACGGTGCTGCGCGATGTGCGCACCCCCTCGCCGGTCTTCCGGCAGCTGACCGAAGAGCTGGTGACGCTGCTCGCCTATGAGGCGACGCGCAACGTCAAGGTGTCACCGGTCGAGATCACCACCCCTGTGACCACCACCATGGGCGTGAAGATCTCCGAGCCGCGCCCGATCGTCGTCCCGATCCTGCGTGCCGGACTCGGGATGCTGGAGGGCATGGTCAAACTCCTCCCCACCGCAGAGGTCGGGTTCCTCGGCATGGTGCGCGACGAGACGACGTTCGAGCCGACGACCTACGCCGAGCGCCTGCCAGACGACCTCAGCGATCGCCAGTGCTTCGCGATCGATCCGATGCTCGCGACCGGCGGATCACTCGGTGCCGCGATCGAGTTCCTGTTCAAGCGCGGCGCGCAGGATGTCACGGCGATCTGCCTGCTCGGCACCCCGGAGGGCGTCGAGGCCATCGAGAAGATGGTCGGCGATCGGGATGTGACTCTCGTGCTCGGCGCGCTGGACGAGCGGCTCAACGAGAAGGGCTACATCGTGCCCGGCCTCGGCGACGCGGGTGATCGCTTGTACGGCACGGTCTGAGATCGTCTAAGTCACCGTCAGGCGGTAGGCGCGTTCGTCACCGAACCGCTCGAATCCGACTCTGGTGAGAATCGGCGCCCATGTGGCGATGCGGCCCTTCACGATGGCCGTCGTCGCGCCGAGTTCGGCGCTCGCACGCAGCCTCTCAGCCAGCACGGCACGGTACGCGCCACGGCCACGAGCGCTCCCCGCACTCACGCCTGATCGGCGCCGACCAGGCGCGCGAACGCACTCATCCGCGCGACGCCCTCCGGTGTACGGGGCAGATCGTCGAGCAGCGCCGGCGAGTGGATGAGGTACGCCGCCACCTGCGCGCGAGAGATCGCGACGTTCAGACGGTTCTGCAGCAGCAGGAACTCCGGCCCGCGCGGGGCGTCCCGACCGCTGGACGCCGCGAGCGTCGTGATCGAGACCGCCGCTTCCTTGCCCTGGAAGTTGTCGACGGTACCGACCGGCACACCGGTCATACCCTCGGCTGCGAGCGCGTCGATCACGAGCTGCTTCTGCGCGTTGTACGGCGCGACCACGATGATGTCCGCCTCTGACAGCGGACGCGGCGCAGCATCGGGTTCGGTGAACTCCCGCCCGAGCAGATCGCGCACGATCCGCACGACTTCGGCGGCCTCCTCCGGCGATTGGGTCGCGTTGCGGCGATGACGCAGCGAGATGACGTGCAGTCCCGGCTCGATGCCCGCAACTGCGCGCTGATCGGTGCCGGGCGCTGACGCGAGCTGTCCGGCGTACGACAGCCGCGACACCGGCGCGGCGACCGCCGGATGCATCCGCCAGCTGCGATCAAGGAAGTACCCGTATTCGGGGCGGATGACCGCATCGCCGTCCATCACCCAGCCGAGAGCCGAGGTGTCGACCGGCTCCGGATGCGCACCCTGGCTCACCTGCGGCAGCTGCTGCGGATCGCCGAGCAGCAGCAGGCTCTTCGCTCCCGCCGCGACGGCGATCGTCGAGGCGAGCGAGAACTGCCCTGCCTCGTCGATCACGAGCAGATCGAGGCCGTCCCGTTCGACGCGAGCGGTGTTGCTGAAGTCCCATGCCGTGCCGCCGACGACGACGCCCTGCCCCGCATGCTCGGCGAGGAACGACGCCATGCCGGTCTTCGGGATCGCGGTGTACTTCGGATCGCTGTCTTTGTCTTTCGGCGCCTTCGCGACCTGCCCTGGCGGTACTCCGTCTGCGACGATGCGGTCGAGCAGGGTCTCGATGATCGCGTGCGACTGCGCCACGACACCGATGCGGTACCCGTGCTCGTTCACGAGCCGGGCGATGACGCGCGATCCGGTATAGGTCTTGCCTGTGCCTGGGGGGCCCTGCACCGCGAGATAGCTGCGGTCGAGATCGAGCACACCCCGCACGATCGCGTCGATCCTGTCGACGCCGCCCACACCACCCTTGATGCCCGCGTCACCTTCGATGCCCGCGCCACCGTCGATGCCCGCGCCACGATCGATGCCCGCGCCACCGTTAGCGCCCATTGCGCCACCGGCCACTACGGGAAGGCCGTTCCCCGACCGCGTGCGTGGCGGGATGCGGCGCAGGATGTCGGCCGCCGCATCCGCCGGGAACGACGGTGCCGCCTCGTGCACGGCATCCGCCCACTCGTCGATCGCACCCTGCAGCGACACCACACGTGGCGGAGCCGCCGGAGTGAGCGCGACCGGGAACTCGTCCCAGGTCTGCCCGCCCACCGCGGTCTCGGTGATGACGTAGCCGTCATCGAGCACCTCGGCGACCGTGATCGCACGTGCGACGTGCACGGCGCGCGAAGGCGCCTCGATGTCGAACGGCGCAGGGAACGGGTACAGCGCGAAGGGATTCGCCCCTGCGCCGAGCGTCGTTCCCGGTGAGATCTCGCCACGGATCTCGATCTCGCGTGAGGCGACGCGGCGCCCCTCTTCGACGGTCCAATCGCGACGAAGGGTGCTCTGTCCTGCGTCCACCCGAATGACGTCACGGGTCTGATCCCACATCGACACAGGTTCGCGGAGACGCTGGAAATGCCCCACCCAGAAACTCTTCGCCTCGCGCGGGTAGTAGTCGATCGCGGCCGCTGCGACGCGATGCACCTCACCGTCGCCACCGGCTTCGACGTCTCGTTCGGCATCGGCGAGCAGGGCGACGGATCGATGCGACGGTTCGTACACGAGATCTTCGGTCTCGTCGGGCGGCGCGGGGCTCACGCCCTTCTGCTTCGCGATCTCGATGAGCCAGTTGCGCAGCCGCCGCGTCGACACGCAGTCGTAGCGGTTGTAGTCGGCGAGGTCGTCGAGCACCGACTCGGCCTCGGCCCTCTCCCCCGCTTCGGCGAGGGCTCGAGCGGCCACGTACTGCACGATCGAGTCGTCGCCCTTCTGCACGTCGCTGGTGCGCACCTCTTCGCCCATGTACAGCGGTTCGAGCTTCTTGATCGAGTACGAGCGCGAGCCGACCCGCACGGTGCGCAGCACGAGCGGGTACAGGTCGACGAACACGCCCTCGCGCAACAGCCTGTCCACGTCGGATTCGCGGACGCCGTAGCGCGCGGCCATCGCGACGAGATGCGAGGTCTCGTACGGTGCGTAGTGGTAGATGTGCATGTCGGGATGAGCGGCGCGGCGCGCATCGACGAAGTCGAGGAACTGCTCGAGTGCGATCTTCTCGTCGGCGAAGGTGTGAGCCCACAGCGGTGTGTACTGGTCTTCGTTGTCGACCCAGCCGAACAGATAGTCGATGCCCCACTGCGCGTGTCCGTCGCCCGCGGGCTCGGTGTAGAGCGGGTCGCCTTCGAAGTCGAAGAAGATGTCTCCGCGACTCGGTCGGGGCAGCGTGTGGATGGCTCCGGGATGATAGACGTCGAACGTCGGCGCATCGTCGGCATCGGCACGCAGCTGCAGGCGCGCCTGTGCACGCAGCGACTCGAAGGTGTCGACGTTCATGCCGGCAGGAGTGGTGACCGCCTCGGCCAGGTCATCGATCGTCTCGATGCCGGCGGCTCGCAGCCGTGCGCGCTGCACCGGACGCATGCGCGCGACCATGAGCAGGTCGCGGTGCGCATCCACCTGCTCCGTGCACGTGGCGCAGCGCCCGCACGCCACGATCTCGAGGTCACCGCGGTCATCGCCCCAGGCGAGGGCCTCGCCTTCGCCGCCGCTCTCGACCCGCCGGTCCGCGATCAGCGCGCGCAGGCGCGCACGGCGCACGTGGAACAGGGGCAGCAGGTCGTCCACCTCATGCGTGCTGATGGTTCCGTCACCGAGGATGAGGTCGACCCAGTCGGAGCGCGGGATGCCGAGACCGTCGAGTTGATCGACATATGCCGCAAGCTGCATGAGAGCGGTGACACGCGCCGTCCGAGCGAGCTTCGAATCCTGAACGCGCCACGATCCGTCGTCTTCTCGCAGCAGGAAGTCGGCGAAGCCGACGAACTCGTCGGTCGAGAACGCTGCCTGGAAGAGCACCTTCGCGTCGGAACGCAGCGCATTGCCGGTCTCGGCGACGGCCGCGGCGAGAGACGACGCCTCTGCGGACGAAACCTTGGGGACCTCGTGCACAGCATCCGTCCCGAAGCGCTCACGATAGGCCTCGAGGACCTTCACCTCGTGCAGATCACCGAGCTGGGCCGCGCGTGCGAGGGTGGCGTCTTCCGGCTCTACTACTCGAGGCACGCGGCCGAGCTTCGCGTCGATCGCTCGCGCCCAGGCGAATTCGCACTCGGCGGCCGCCTTCAGGTCGCTGGCGCTGAAGATGACGCGCTGCGCCTGAGTGTCGATCCGCATGTCTCGAGCGTAGCCGGGGGCTCAGACAGCGGATGCTGCGGGTGCTTCGAGGCTTCGACTCGCTGCGCTCGCTCAACCCGTTTCGTCTCGCCTACGGCTCGCTCAACGCCCCGCGTAGCAGTCGCGAACTCAACGCCCCGCGTAGCAGTCGCGAACTCAACGCCCCGCGTAGCAGTCGCGAACTCAACGCCCCGCGTAGCAGTCGCGAACTCAACGCCCCGCGTAGCAGTCGCGAGCTCAACACCCCGCGTAGCAGTCGCGAACTCAACGCCCCGCGTAGCAGTCGCGAACTCAACGCCCCGCGTAGCAGTCGCGAGCTCAACACCCCGCGTAGCAGCCGCGGGCAGTGCGCTCAGCGCCACCAGTCGTCGTCGGGTGTGACCGGCAGGTGGCGCTTGTGCTGAGTGGCGAGGTACTTTCCCTCGAGCCGGGCTGCTGCCGCAGCATCCACCGGCTTCCCCTCGAGATAATCGTCGATCTGCTCGTAGGTGAGACCGAGTTCGTCCTCGTCTGCGCGTCCGGGCTGGTCATCGAGCAGGTCGGCGGTGGGAATCTTCATCCACAGCCGCTC from Microbacterium profundi includes the following:
- a CDS encoding DUF1045 domain-containing protein, giving the protein MTRYAVYAVPGLLGESDDPIAAGLRSTVEAWYARPEFHDLTVDARRYGFHATLKAPFRLAGGRTEADLRAAADAFAASHHCVLLPALRPANLGRFRALLPHGDDSAIRMLADEAVRSFDVFRAELDDADIRRRRPETLSARERVLFEQWGYPYVFEEFRFHLTLTDPIPPARESEIDSAIAAHFAKDGHGCDVLLRSIALFIEREPGAPFEVLSAHPLATPSADADLQETA
- the phnL gene encoding phosphonate C-P lyase system protein PhnL translates to MNPNSDMNPDAVLSVQDVSKSFTLHLQDAQRLPVVNGLTFDVRRGTCVVLGGESGSGKSSVMKMVYGSYGVDAGSILLAHDGEVLDLATAQPRQVLAARRSTMGYVSQFLRAVPRVPAIDVVAEPLVERGAGRDEAREHAGELLARLSIPERLWALPPATFSGGERQRVNIARGFVVERSLLLLDEPTASLDARNRQVVIELVRESVARGVGILAIFHDADVREAVADVTVDVQAFAAPQEPDSDARREADPSREGIAA
- a CDS encoding alpha-D-ribose 1-methylphosphonate 5-triphosphate diphosphatase, with product MPLASSSLTNARVVVGDEVIHGSLRIEDGVIAEISDDPTRAGTDLNGDFLMPGIVELHTDQVETHFQPRPKRYWDPITAVIAHDAQMAASGMTTVLDALRIGTGPTDGNRMAANAKMLMDAVIHAAESGLLRADHFVHLRCEVSTADVVEVFDEVGGHDRVRMISLMDHTPGQRQYADVEAFRTYMVGKGRLLETEFDAHVEELHRLSGLYAGRHRKQMAERAGVRSITMAAHDDATQAHVDEASALGVRISEFPTTVDAARAARAAGQLVVSGAPNIVRDGSHSGNVAAVELLRAGLLDILSSDYVPASTLQAAFLLVARGETTLPQASRLLSANPARAIGLDDRGVIETGLRADLIRVHAYEGASSEQHPLGSPVPIVRSVWREGERVA
- the phnK gene encoding phosphonate C-P lyase system protein PhnK, whose protein sequence is MKDDTGTDDEQPLLSVTDAGHAYGDVFGCRSVDFDLWPGEVLAIVGESGSGKSTLLGMLSQRLSIDEGSVQYRTAPDGGPGHAAQLVDLSTLSEREVRRLWRTEWGFVHQNATDGLRMHVSAGGNIGEPLMANGWRHYGRIREQAEQWLARVEIPVHRIDDAPTTFSGGMRQRLQIARNLVFGPRLVFMDEPTSGLDVSVQARLLDLIRSLVADLGLAVVIVTHDLAVARLISHRTLVMKDGVVIESGLTDRVLDDPQAAYTQLLVSSILQD
- the phnF gene encoding phosphonate metabolism transcriptional regulator PhnF, whose translation is MSDATPTRPTGYSAWRLIAEELRADITEGRLQTGDRLPPESALATRFGVNRHTARQALASLAAEGLIESRRGSGTFVTSSAVHVHRIGMRTRLSTSLGNGHQPSGRVIESALETAPAHIARRLGIADDGLAVRVESLRTVDGEPFALGSRWFDAARLPDIAASLRRTSSITAALRASGVDDYVRVSTVVSARHATATESGLLGLCSGAIVLVTEALDALPDGTPLQHLVTRFAAQRVRLDIEHPDPTA
- a CDS encoding alpha-D-ribose 1-methylphosphonate 5-phosphate C-P-lyase PhnJ, with the protein product MSEPRIVYNEGYLDEQTKRVVRRALLKGAAIPGFQVPFASREVPMPRGWGTGGVQVTASIIGQPDTLKVIDQGADDTTNAVSIRQFFEKVAGAGVTTRTDHATIIQTRHRIPETPLAEGQIIVYQVPIPEPLRFLEPRETETRRLHALEEYGLMYVKLYEDIARYGHFATTYDYPVLVGGRYVMAPSPIPSFDNAKMHQSPALQLFGAGREKRIYVIPPYTDVESLGFEDFPFEPQSFDTPCEICASEGVYLDEVIMDDRGTVMYVCSDTDHCERTAATKGALL
- the upp gene encoding uracil phosphoribosyltransferase, coding for MRVHVADHPLITHKLTVLRDVRTPSPVFRQLTEELVTLLAYEATRNVKVSPVEITTPVTTTMGVKISEPRPIVVPILRAGLGMLEGMVKLLPTAEVGFLGMVRDETTFEPTTYAERLPDDLSDRQCFAIDPMLATGGSLGAAIEFLFKRGAQDVTAICLLGTPEGVEAIEKMVGDRDVTLVLGALDERLNEKGYIVPGLGDAGDRLYGTV
- the phnG gene encoding phosphonate C-P lyase system protein PhnG, which translates into the protein MDRHDETGPDEAGPDETGPDETARRRTARVLANAAEADLAALWGAWPDQPEIEFVRGPESGLVMAQGRIGGTGDRFNVGEATVSRATVVARGLGPETVGTAYVLGSHPEHAGLAAIFDALLAGDARQRVLDEVIVPLERAQVERDARSRADARSTVVDFFTVARENSGPDFGLEEEDDE
- a CDS encoding carbon-phosphorus lyase complex subunit PhnI, with translation MYVAVKGGEKAIANAHALLARRGRGEESSARVDYTQVRDQLGVLVSRVMAEGSLYDPDLAAKALLQAQGDVLEAVTLLRSYRTTLPRFGVTVAIDTAGLPPERRVSATFKDIPGGQQLGATFDYTHRLLADELADGIPDDPTTSETSASGGDEQDADTERMPRVTDLLGVDALIEPDRADGEDWTDPDPADLTREPTVYPMSRAERLQALSRGDEGFLLSLGYSTQRGFGRTHPFVGEVRVGEVEIDFDAPEIGHPVPIGRIEVTECQMVSQFVGGADRPAQFTRGYGLVFGRAERKAMSMSLIDRALRHEEFGERADAPAQDEEFVISHADNVQAAGFVEHLKLPHYVDFQGELVLIRRLHEEFNERARGQQP
- the phnH gene encoding phosphonate C-P lyase system protein PhnH, giving the protein MTTRIEARTTALMSAGERHLPGFADPVQDAQHVFRAVLGAFARPTLPQPLEPGITDRVAPLSPGAGALLLALCDEQTPIWLDPALSASDDVCAWLRFHTGVRLVDAPCDALFVVASSPSTVPQLGDLASGTDEEPHRSATVVIDATGARGTGDFVATGPGVNGSVSWDGAGLPSGFLAQWQQNHSHFPRGIDLILVADDSVRALPRSIRLQGAENRSA